Proteins from a genomic interval of Bradyrhizobium sp. CCBAU 53340:
- a CDS encoding acetyl-CoA acetyltransferase — protein sequence MTKTNIPEDRIPVIVGIGEIVDRPKEIAEGLEPLDLLEQALRRAEADAGAKLLGEIRSLDVVNFLSWRYRDPEKLLAQRLGVSPTHCYYGPVGGESPIRYIHEAAKRIARGECTVAAVCGAEAQSTATKADRAGVKLPWTPFAHDVAEPKRGAAFQKPLAVKLGVFRPVTVYPFYEAASSAHWGQTPREAMAESGTLWSRYSDAAAQNPNAWLKRRYAPEEITTPTADNRLIAWPYNKLMVANPSVNMGAALLLTSLAKARALGVADDRLVYPLGGASAEEPPDYLLRDQFYESHPQNAVLKAAMNLAGGDGKQFDAIELYSCFPCVPKMARRTLGLSADVQPTVTGGLTFFGAPLNTYMTHAACAMVRRIRDGAGLGLLYGQGGFVTKHHALVVSKTPPREALAQETSVQGEADRNKRAVPEFITEISGKGKVESFTVLYGRGGDVEHGVVMLRTEDGRRTLARIPASDSATLGHLLNMDRTPVGSLGEITMAADGVPEWRVA from the coding sequence CTGCTCGAACAGGCCTTGCGGCGGGCCGAGGCTGACGCCGGCGCAAAGCTGCTTGGCGAGATCCGGTCGCTCGACGTCGTCAACTTCCTGAGCTGGCGCTATCGCGATCCGGAGAAGCTGCTGGCGCAGCGCCTCGGCGTCTCGCCGACGCATTGCTATTACGGCCCGGTCGGCGGTGAGAGCCCGATCCGCTACATCCACGAGGCGGCAAAGCGCATCGCGCGCGGGGAGTGCACCGTGGCGGCCGTCTGCGGCGCCGAAGCGCAATCGACTGCGACGAAAGCCGATCGCGCCGGCGTCAAGCTGCCATGGACGCCGTTCGCGCATGATGTGGCGGAGCCCAAGCGCGGCGCCGCGTTTCAGAAACCGCTCGCCGTGAAGCTCGGCGTGTTCCGTCCTGTCACGGTCTATCCGTTCTACGAAGCTGCCTCCTCCGCGCATTGGGGCCAGACGCCGCGCGAGGCGATGGCAGAATCGGGAACGCTGTGGTCGCGCTATTCGGACGCCGCCGCGCAAAATCCCAATGCCTGGCTGAAGCGGCGCTATGCCCCTGAGGAGATCACGACGCCGACGGCCGACAACCGGCTCATCGCCTGGCCCTACAACAAGCTGATGGTGGCCAACCCCAGCGTCAACATGGGCGCCGCGCTGTTGCTCACCAGCCTTGCCAAGGCGCGCGCGCTCGGCGTCGCGGACGACAGGCTGGTGTATCCGCTCGGCGGCGCGTCTGCCGAGGAGCCGCCTGATTACCTCTTGCGCGACCAGTTCTACGAGAGCCATCCGCAGAATGCGGTGCTGAAGGCCGCGATGAATCTCGCCGGCGGGGACGGAAAACAGTTCGACGCGATCGAGCTCTATAGCTGCTTCCCCTGCGTGCCAAAAATGGCGCGACGGACGCTGGGCCTTTCCGCCGACGTGCAGCCCACCGTAACCGGCGGCCTCACTTTCTTCGGTGCGCCGCTCAACACCTACATGACGCATGCGGCCTGCGCGATGGTGCGTCGGATTCGCGATGGCGCCGGACTTGGCCTGCTCTACGGCCAGGGCGGCTTCGTCACCAAGCATCATGCGTTGGTCGTCTCCAAGACGCCGCCGCGCGAGGCGCTGGCGCAGGAGACGAGCGTGCAAGGAGAGGCTGACCGCAACAAGCGCGCCGTTCCGGAATTCATCACGGAGATCTCGGGCAAGGGTAAGGTCGAGAGCTTTACGGTGCTCTATGGCCGTGGCGGCGATGTCGAGCACGGCGTGGTGATGCTGCGCACGGAGGATGGCCGGCGCACGCTGGCACGGATTCCGGCGAGCGATAGTGCAACGCTAGGGCATTTGCTGAACATGGATCGCACGCCGGTGGGCTCGCTCGGCGAGATCACGATGGCTGCGGATGGCGTGCCGGAGTGGCGGGTGGCGTAG
- a CDS encoding efflux RND transporter periplasmic adaptor subunit, with protein sequence MLPTEPRSPVSHRKLGIFGVAALIAAGLVVGSGIRAREEQDSKLKEWTDDQAIPSVAVTLPNAKTLNATIDLPGRLEAYYRAPIFARVSGYLKGWSADIGARVKAGQVIAEIEAPDLDQQLLQARADLASQQASARLSEATLNRRKTLVASNFVSAQEIDERSADLSNKNAAVKSGQANVERLEALAGYKKITAPFDGVVTARDTDVGALINAGGSSGPAMFVVSDITKLRVYVNVPQNYVPAIKLGAKATISLPEYPNRTFQATVEASSQAVDVASGTTRMQLGLDNSSGELMPGGYASVKLSLQRDSAPLSIPASALIFNGSGLRVATVGADDKVQFKTVTIARDLGREIELASGIAADDRIITAPPDGLSDGDQVRVVGAGGKPATASEKQPPKS encoded by the coding sequence ATGTTGCCCACTGAACCCCGCTCCCCGGTGTCGCACCGGAAATTGGGCATTTTCGGCGTGGCGGCGCTGATCGCGGCGGGCCTCGTGGTCGGCTCCGGCATCCGCGCTCGCGAGGAGCAGGACTCCAAGCTGAAGGAATGGACCGACGACCAGGCCATTCCAAGCGTGGCGGTGACGCTGCCGAACGCCAAGACCCTGAACGCCACCATCGATCTGCCGGGCCGGCTCGAGGCCTATTACCGCGCGCCGATCTTCGCGCGCGTCTCCGGCTATCTCAAGGGCTGGAGTGCGGACATCGGCGCCCGCGTCAAAGCAGGGCAGGTGATCGCCGAGATCGAGGCGCCCGATCTCGACCAGCAGCTTCTGCAGGCCCGCGCCGATCTCGCCAGCCAGCAGGCGAGCGCCAGGCTGTCGGAAGCCACGCTGAACCGGCGCAAGACGCTGGTCGCCTCCAATTTCGTCTCGGCGCAGGAAATCGACGAACGCAGCGCCGATCTCTCCAACAAGAACGCCGCCGTCAAGTCCGGCCAGGCCAATGTCGAGCGGCTTGAGGCGCTCGCCGGTTATAAGAAGATCACCGCGCCGTTCGACGGCGTGGTGACCGCGCGCGACACCGACGTCGGCGCGCTGATCAACGCCGGCGGCAGCTCGGGCCCGGCGATGTTCGTGGTTTCCGATATCACCAAGCTGCGCGTCTACGTCAACGTGCCACAGAACTACGTGCCGGCGATCAAGCTCGGTGCCAAGGCCACCATTTCGCTGCCGGAATATCCGAACCGGACTTTCCAGGCCACGGTGGAGGCGTCCTCTCAGGCCGTCGATGTCGCCTCGGGGACTACGCGCATGCAGCTTGGCCTCGACAATTCGAGCGGCGAGCTGATGCCGGGCGGCTATGCCAGTGTCAAGCTGAGCCTCCAGCGCGATTCCGCGCCGCTCAGCATTCCCGCCAGCGCCCTGATCTTCAACGGCAGCGGCCTGCGCGTCGCGACCGTAGGCGCCGACGACAAGGTGCAGTTCAAGACCGTGACCATCGCCCGTGATCTTGGCCGCGAGATCGAGCTTGCCTCGGGGATTGCAGCAGATGACCGCATCATCACCGCCCCGCCGGACGGCCTGTCCGACGGCGATCAGGTGCGCGTCGTCGGCGCCGGCGGCAAGCCGGCGACCGCGTCGGAGAAGCAGCCGCCGAAGAGCTAG